The region TAATCGATGGGAAGGTATGTGCCGACTCATTCCTACTGTATTATGTTTTTTCACACATCCCTCTATTATGTTTTTTCACACATCCCCACCTTACTATTGTTCGTTTTTTGCTCATTCCATCCCCTTTTGTTAGCGACcgacaacaacaccaacaaaaaAGAAACCTAACAATATCTACTCATTCTTACTCTCAAATCTCATCTATTGTTGACATTTTTCACTTAAACCCTCTTAAATTCAAAAAAACAAATTTGTGTAGTGCATTTTCAATGAAAATTGTAAATTGGATTGTTTCATTCATAGAAAACACTTAAAGCTcataaaaaagataaaaattgcttttaataaaaaaagacaattttttaataaatagtgtactttttataaatattaggtataaaacccatgtattacacgtgttaattaataaaatattaaaatataaataatatgtattttttaaaataaaatttgaaatagggaatgaagaaacatactaatttcaatttagtataatatttattatatttgatactttacatatataactataagtattatgtgcctttttaattttaaaaattaaaaaaaaaaccataaatttacatgtggatattatttatttaaaaattattacaaaatgacaagtgtcaaaactcattagaaattgacatgtgacaaaattatcttcatttattataCTACTAATAGAAGTAGATtgcattttttatttataaaagtgtagtttttataattaaaagtgtttttaaaaaaatacatttttttataaataatgtaGTTCTTTATAAAAaactttgatgtttttatatacaacacatttttttttaaaataatgcatttttattgtgttttaaatgTTAATAATGTTTGTATTTCATTGGTAGATATTTCATTTACACGTGCTTTAAGTAGCGTTTCGCATCAATCGGTTTCTGTGTGATAGAAGAGATCCTAATGTTATTTGAAAACTTCAAATCAAAAACGGAGATTTGTCGGCTTCATCAAAGCCATTAGCACAAACTATTATGCGATAAATTTCAGATGTTGACCAACATCTAATAACGTGTTAAACAAAAGTATAACTTTATCATATGATCCCGAGTTAAAATACGACAAATATTGAGGttcaataaattttttttaaatgatttcaTCTGTTTTGCCATATTGTTGGACCCCCAATTTAAGTCCACCTTTTTGTCTCAtgtcatcaaaaaaaaaaatgatcgaCGACACGATAACATACGAAAATGAATTGTCAGATTCGACCATAAGATTGCGGGCGATGTCTACGATGTAGGAAGTTGGGAAaagaatgaaaaatttatttaaaacctATGAAGAAAAATATGTAAATATAGGTTAGTCTCAAAAAGTAAAAAAATCATAAGTTGTGACGTGGATAACGATTTTTTGGACGTTTCTTAACGAGACAAAGAGACACCTCGGTGACAATGAAAACCGAGTTGGGAATATATTTAAATGAACTTAAATTGACTTTCGATAAACATTTCAACATTATAGATTGGTGGAAAAAAAACACATTGCGTTTCTCCATCGTTGCTCATACGACGAACGATAAATTTAATACttaattttgttttcttttagttAAGTTaaaattattaaacttataattttATAATCGTTTGTTATTATATATTTGACACCATAATTCATTAACAATCTGGTTAATTAGACGGACACCCGACCAAAAATGATTCCGAAAAACTCTAATAATTCCGAACTCATTAGGTCATTCTGCAATTctatattgtattattttatttaaaatttaaattgacATTTAGGTTAATTTAATCAGTATCCTTTAATAATTTCGTCGGATTGACATATTgacatatataaataataattatttctAATTAGATAAATTATTCATAATAATACTTCCATTTGGAATATTTATAAATTTGGTTCATTTAATGGCTATTCAAAGATTAGATTTTGAACCTGCTTCATGCCTCCTTTTTCTCCGGACATGACCCCACAAATTTAATCCAATCCAATTTACAAAGCCTTTCGCGTCCGCCCCTTTCTCTCTCTCCTCTTCGCGGACGCCAGACATAAATTTCAATTGAATTTAATCGACCAAAGTCGACGTCGTGGACTAACCGGCAACCGGTTCAATCAGTCACCACCGTCTCTCACCTAAACCATCTAACCTATTCCCTTTTTACCGACAGCACCCGTCCCCACTCTCCACTAACTTTCCACATCTCATTTCACTTGCATTTGCATTTCATCCTCATTTCATTTTTTATACGTTACACACACATAATCTGCTTCTAATTCTATCTCTACCCTTTcgttttctctctctacaatttaCTCACTCTCACCTTTCTCTCTCTACCTTCGCTTTCGTTGTTATTtagattatatacatatattatatgtatatttgtGGATATATATATCATAGGTTGTATCGACATCTTATGTATCTATCTGAATCAATCGTTTTCGAGTAAAAATGGAGTTGGAGGTAGCGATTCGCTTCCAGTTTTCGTCGCCATTATCTTCGATCTTAGTATAAGTTTTTCACTTTTTATACTCCCGTTTGGATCTGCGTGAAGATCTGCCGTTAGAGCTGGTTTACAAAGCTCGCCAAGGAATTTTATTGGTAAGTTTTTCCGATCCGCGTTTTAATGGATATATGTTTGTGATTCTGAGTTTGTTATCTTTCTTCTCCTTTTGATTATCTGGTAGTTTTATCGATTAGTATGTAGTTTTTGAATGTTTGACTTGAATCTAGCGATTGAAGATGCGATTTTTTTGGTAGTTGTTATAGGATTTTCATCGCAGTTAGATATGTAATTGGATGCTAAGATTCATAGATCATTTCTCATCGATTCCAATTTTTTTTCCTTACTTTTTGCCTTTCATACGATACTAAATCTTTGTGTCTATTACCTAATTGatcaattaatttaaaaaaaaaattacatgtaGATCAACAAGAAACATTGATTAGGGAACATAGTTATAAAAGATTGAATAAAGCTCTTGAAGTGATCAAGCTGATGTAATCTTTGTCTTGAACGACACTCGAATAATATTAAAATGATGTTTAGAACCTAGAGACCGAACTATAGTAATTATTCATAATTGTAATTGACTTTATTTGAATATGTCTGGAAGAACTCTTCAAATATATCTATATTCCATGATAAATtgttaaattaattccaaaactAATTCAGGACATTACTAAAAGACAAAAAACGTATGAATTTCAGAGCTAAAAATGAAGGGATGATTTATAAACTTGTTCTCCCCAATCCACAGTTACTTTTTTCTTATTTATCATTGGGCATTGAGATTGGTGTTTAGCCTGTTATATTCTTTTGATCATATTACATGAGCATAAAACTTTTTTGGCTAACATATTTGTTGAGTTATGAATCTACTCTTTCTTCATTACATCTGATTtgtgtttctttcttgatatgcAGAGGTTCCTTTATAGAATGTGTAGTGGTCCTGAACCTAACAAATctgcttcatcatcatcatccaccACATCAAATTCTAACAAAATGGTCATGAGTCCACTAACTGTGGAGACCGAAGATTCTTTTTCAAGCTTACTCGAATATGCAGCTAACAATGACTATGAAGCCTTCAAACGCTCAATTGAAAACGACCCATCAGCAATCGATGAAGTCGGAATGTGGTACGTCCGCAAAAAAGGATCAAAACAAATCGTCTTAGAACACCGAACTCCATTAATGGTCGCCTCCACTTATGGCAGCATTAACGTCTTGAAATTAATCATCTCACAACCCAAAGTCGATGTCAACTTCGCCTGTGGGCCCGACAAGTTCACCGCCCTCCACTGTGCCACCTCTGGCGGCTCCCCTGCCGCCATCGAGGCCGTCAAGTTACTTTTATCGGTCGGTGCTGACCCGAATCTTGAAGATGTTAATGGACATCGACCTGTTGATGTCATCGTTGTCCCCCCGAAGTTATCCGGTGTGAAAGCTTCCATTGAAGGACTTTTAATGAACAATGGtttgactttgagtttgaccaTGAACATGACCGGATCTTGGTCTCCAACAATGTCGTCATCGCCGGAAAACGGTTCCGGTTCTTGTTCTCCGGTGATGTCAAAATTTGAAAACGAAATTCCGGTGAACTCGGAGAAAAAGGAATACCCGATTGACCCGTCTTTACCCGACATTAAAAACAGCATTTACTCAACCGATGAATTTCGTATGTTTTCTTTCAAAGTTCGACCGTGTTCACGCGCCTATTCCCATGACTGGACGGAATGTCCGTTTGTCCATCCTGGAGAAAACGCCCGCAGGCGGGACCCACGCAAGTACCATTACAGCTGTGTCCCGTGTCCCGATTTTAGAAAAGGCGCGTGTAGACGCGGTGACATGTGCGAATACGCGCACGGCGTATTCGAATGTTGGCTTCATCCCGCGCAATACCGGACACGGTTATGTAAAGACGGAACAAGTTGTGCGAGACGCGTTTGCTTTTTTGCTCATATGCCGGAGGAGCTCCGGCCGCTTTATGTCTCCACTGGGTCTGCAGTCCCGTCACCGCGGTCAGCTGCCGCCGGAGCTACTGTTATGGACATGGCGGCCGCCTTGAACCTCCTCCCGGGTTCGCCGTCTTCTATGTCGATGTCGATGTCACCCACCGGAAACAGCCCGTGGCCTCAGCCGAATGTGCCGACACTCCATCTTCCGGGAAGCAATCTGCAGTCGAGCCGCTTGAGATCGTCACTTTCCGCTAGGGACATACCGCCGGAGGATTTAAGCTTGTTGCGTGATTTTGATTCTCAATTGCTGAATGAGTTTGCGTGTTTTTCTCAATCGCGGAGCTCTCGTTCGAGAACAGCACTTGCTCCGGCGAATCTTGAAGATCTTTTCTCGTCGGAGATTGGTTCTTCTCCGCGATACTCCGACCAGGTGgcggcgggtggtggtggtggtggtggtgtgttTTCGCCTTCACACAAATCCACGGTTCTCAACAGCGTGCTTTCTCCGATCAATACGAACAGTTTATTGCATTCTTCTTTCGGGGTGTCATCGCCTGGAAGAATGTCGCCGAGAAGCATGGATCATTCTCCGATGGCGGCTGCCGCCAGGCTCTCAGCCTTTAACCACCGCGAACAGCTACGCAGTCTCAGCTCACGTGACTTCACCGGAACGGGATCTCCGGTGGGTCACAATACATCATCTTCTTGGTCGAAATGGGGGTCTCCCACCGGAAAAGTTGACTGGTCTGTGAACGGGGAGGAGTTTGGGAAACTGAAAAGGTCGTCTTCTTTTGAGCTGAAGAACAATGGCGGcggtggaggaggaggaggaggaggcggCACGGATGAGCCGGATTTGTCATGGGTTCAATCGCTAGTGAAGGAATCACCACCTGAGATGATGAAAAACAAGGCGGCGGCACCACCACCGACTGGCGGTGGTGCGGCGGCACCACCATCCGGTGAGGATCATTCAGTATTAGGAGCTTGGCTTGAGCAGATGCAACTTGATCAGCTCGTAGCTTAAAAGCAAAAAGAGATGGATTAAAAATTCATTGATCACTTAGAAATGTTgacata is a window of Lactuca sativa cultivar Salinas chromosome 1, Lsat_Salinas_v11, whole genome shotgun sequence DNA encoding:
- the LOC111890897 gene encoding zinc finger CCCH domain-containing protein 24: MCSGPEPNKSASSSSSTTSNSNKMVMSPLTVETEDSFSSLLEYAANNDYEAFKRSIENDPSAIDEVGMWYVRKKGSKQIVLEHRTPLMVASTYGSINVLKLIISQPKVDVNFACGPDKFTALHCATSGGSPAAIEAVKLLLSVGADPNLEDVNGHRPVDVIVVPPKLSGVKASIEGLLMNNGLTLSLTMNMTGSWSPTMSSSPENGSGSCSPVMSKFENEIPVNSEKKEYPIDPSLPDIKNSIYSTDEFRMFSFKVRPCSRAYSHDWTECPFVHPGENARRRDPRKYHYSCVPCPDFRKGACRRGDMCEYAHGVFECWLHPAQYRTRLCKDGTSCARRVCFFAHMPEELRPLYVSTGSAVPSPRSAAAGATVMDMAAALNLLPGSPSSMSMSMSPTGNSPWPQPNVPTLHLPGSNLQSSRLRSSLSARDIPPEDLSLLRDFDSQLLNEFACFSQSRSSRSRTALAPANLEDLFSSEIGSSPRYSDQVAAGGGGGGGVFSPSHKSTVLNSVLSPINTNSLLHSSFGVSSPGRMSPRSMDHSPMAAAARLSAFNHREQLRSLSSRDFTGTGSPVGHNTSSSWSKWGSPTGKVDWSVNGEEFGKLKRSSSFELKNNGGGGGGGGGGGTDEPDLSWVQSLVKESPPEMMKNKAAAPPPTGGGAAAPPSGEDHSVLGAWLEQMQLDQLVA